One genomic region from Mycoplasmopsis columbina encodes:
- the hpt gene encoding hypoxanthine phosphoribosyltransferase produces MVDYRIEKVLFSQDQIEQRIKELAKWVNETYATSSNLVLVGLLKGSIPFLAQLIKDVTIDHDLDFMTASSYAGAHHSSGSVKIIMDLAQDIQNKDVLIIEDIVDSGITLQKIKNILEARKPQSLRILTLLNKPMNRKVELEVDCVGFEVPDAFIVGFGLDYKEKMRNLPYIGIFNKKYL; encoded by the coding sequence ATGGTAGATTATCGCATTGAAAAAGTTTTATTTTCACAAGATCAAATTGAACAAAGAATTAAAGAACTAGCAAAATGAGTTAATGAAACATATGCGACAAGTTCAAATTTAGTTTTAGTTGGTCTTTTAAAAGGTTCAATTCCTTTTCTAGCACAACTAATTAAAGATGTTACAATTGACCATGATTTAGACTTTATGACAGCTTCCTCATATGCTGGCGCTCATCATTCATCAGGAAGCGTTAAAATTATCATGGATTTGGCACAAGATATTCAAAACAAAGACGTTTTAATTATTGAGGATATTGTTGACTCTGGTATAACTTTACAAAAAATTAAAAATATTCTGGAAGCTCGTAAACCACAAAGTTTAAGAATTTTAACCTTGTTGAATAAACCCATGAACCGTAAAGTGGAATTAGAAGTTGATTGTGTGGGATTTGAAGTACCTGATGCTTTTATCGTTGGTTTTGGTCTTGATTATAAAGAAAAAATGCGTAATTTGCCTTACATTGGAATTTTTAATAAAAAATACTTATAA
- a CDS encoding deoxynucleoside kinase, giving the protein MIIAISGMIGAGKSTLAKALNQTYADSILLEEFANDDIVFNTFLKWLYEKKENIDIGFQAYILESLSDNFQKTMEKYQNLGYRAEQNHVFLDRFNLEHYIFAVATLAKKPPKYLKAFDAMFHEIIDMKENPDLAIFLDISFETFKERIFERGRESEISNFEDNKDYFLQLHDLYKELFIALASKYQIPYFIIEVNNKSNVEVLSQAIQIIENFKKQ; this is encoded by the coding sequence ATGATAATTGCTATTAGTGGAATGATTGGTGCGGGGAAAAGTACTCTTGCCAAAGCTTTAAATCAAACTTATGCAGATTCAATCCTTCTAGAAGAATTTGCTAATGATGATATTGTTTTTAATACTTTTTTAAAATGATTGTATGAAAAAAAAGAAAACATTGATATTGGTTTTCAAGCATACATTTTAGAAAGTCTTTCTGATAATTTTCAAAAAACCATGGAGAAATATCAAAATTTAGGTTATCGTGCAGAACAAAATCATGTTTTTTTAGATCGCTTTAATTTAGAACATTATATTTTTGCAGTAGCAACTTTAGCCAAAAAACCTCCTAAATACTTAAAAGCTTTTGATGCTATGTTTCATGAAATTATCGATATGAAAGAAAATCCTGATTTAGCAATTTTTTTAGATATATCTTTTGAAACTTTTAAAGAGAGAATTTTTGAAAGAGGAAGAGAAAGCGAAATTAGTAATTTTGAAGATAATAAAGATTATTTTCTTCAATTACATGATCTTTATAAAGAACTTTTTATTGCTTTAGCTTCTAAATATCAAATTCCCTATTTCATTATCGAAGTGAATAATAAAAGTAACGTTGAAGTTTTAAGTCAAGCAATACAAATTATTGAAAATTTTAAAAAACAGTAA
- a CDS encoding deoxynucleoside kinase, with the protein MLIGISGMISSGKSTLTARLVKEYNNAMMLEEFEENNEVFNTFLKWLYEKQPNLTIGFQSFVVENHTSKLYDTIQNFKNKGYSFKNNHLFLDRFSIEHYIFANVNLRPKGPKYLAGYDALFTHLITEDETPDLAIYLDMSFETFKKRLFARGRNVEVENWEQNIEYFKTLYDLYKPLFIKQAEKNNLDYVIIETDNLTEDEVFAKAKAIIDNFDFSSKKRYLEA; encoded by the coding sequence ATGCTTATAGGAATAAGTGGAATGATAAGCAGTGGAAAAAGTACACTCACTGCAAGATTAGTTAAAGAATATAATAATGCAATGATGTTAGAAGAATTTGAAGAAAACAATGAAGTTTTTAACACATTCTTAAAATGATTGTATGAAAAACAACCTAATTTAACAATTGGTTTTCAATCATTTGTGGTTGAAAACCACACCTCAAAACTTTATGACACAATTCAAAATTTTAAAAATAAAGGTTATTCTTTTAAAAATAATCACTTATTTCTAGATCGCTTTAGTATTGAACATTACATTTTTGCAAATGTAAATTTAAGACCTAAAGGACCCAAATATTTAGCGGGTTATGATGCATTATTTACGCATTTAATTACTGAAGATGAAACTCCTGATTTAGCAATTTATTTAGACATGTCATTTGAAACGTTTAAAAAACGTCTTTTTGCAAGAGGAAGAAATGTAGAGGTAGAAAATTGAGAACAAAATATTGAATATTTTAAAACATTATATGATCTCTATAAACCTCTTTTCATCAAACAAGCTGAAAAAAACAATTTAGACTATGTTATTATAGAAACTGATAATTTGACAGAAGATGAAGTTTTTGCTAAAGCTAAAGCAATCATTGATAATTTCGATTTTAGTAGCAAAAAACGTTATTTAGAGGCCTAA
- the greA gene encoding transcription elongation factor GreA, with protein MAIKKEDKILLTKETLDKYRAEYENLIKVERPAVQAELKEARAQGDLSENAEYDAARDKQAQIEGRILELEDILQKAELYEESSRSASARQKIGIGAKVTYLNLKTNQEHVVTIMGSHDSNPFEGKISTESPIAVAIMDAEIGEVTEVDVPNKYSIKVLKFEY; from the coding sequence ATGGCAATTAAGAAAGAAGATAAAATTTTACTTACCAAGGAAACTCTTGATAAATATCGTGCAGAATATGAAAATTTAATTAAAGTTGAAAGACCTGCTGTACAGGCCGAATTAAAAGAAGCTAGAGCGCAAGGTGACCTTTCAGAAAATGCTGAGTATGATGCAGCAAGAGATAAACAAGCTCAAATTGAAGGTAGAATTCTTGAATTAGAAGATATTTTACAAAAAGCAGAACTTTATGAAGAATCTTCTCGTAGTGCTTCTGCAAGACAAAAAATTGGTATTGGAGCAAAAGTTACATATCTTAATTTAAAAACTAACCAAGAACATGTTGTAACTATCATGGGTAGTCATGATAGCAACCCTTTTGAAGGCAAAATTTCAACTGAATCACCTATTGCTGTTGCAATTATGGATGCTGAAATTGGCGAAGTAACTGAAGTTGATGTACCAAATAAATACTCTATTAAAGTTTTAAAATTTGAATATTAG
- a CDS encoding BC85_0335 family putative methyltransferase, which yields MSIAVRNGLIISVFVVITIAALIYGFLFLKTRKLRKKVIDEETKKAHEIILELRGENLGQLPIELEKHLKPKVDNKDLENLINTTYLNKAKNTLVIGEKVEYEYATLNYLGYGNIELLNQNFDVKQWNLAVLDFPQYFPKKPLLIKEINKTYKLIFAINSNLSNQEIFKQYFSLLDEKGMLVVIQNKENKKDLKLMAKILKEQKILYEISHVKNKFLYIVKK from the coding sequence ATGAGCATTGCAGTGAGAAATGGTTTAATTATTTCAGTTTTTGTTGTAATTACAATCGCAGCATTAATTTATGGTTTTTTATTTCTTAAAACTAGAAAATTAAGAAAAAAAGTTATTGATGAAGAAACTAAGAAAGCACATGAAATAATTCTAGAATTAAGAGGTGAAAATCTTGGTCAATTACCAATTGAATTAGAAAAACATTTAAAACCAAAAGTGGATAATAAAGATCTTGAAAATTTGATTAATACAACTTATTTAAACAAAGCAAAAAATACCTTAGTTATAGGTGAAAAAGTAGAATATGAATATGCTACTTTAAATTATTTAGGTTATGGAAATATTGAATTATTGAATCAAAATTTTGATGTTAAACAATGAAATTTAGCTGTGTTAGACTTTCCTCAATATTTTCCTAAAAAACCCCTATTAATTAAAGAAATTAACAAAACTTATAAATTGATTTTTGCAATTAATTCAAATTTATCAAATCAAGAAATTTTTAAGCAATACTTTTCTTTGCTAGATGAAAAAGGTATGCTAGTTGTTATTCAAAATAAAGAAAACAAAAAAGACTTAAAACTTATGGCTAAAATTTTAAAAGAACAAAAAATTCTTTATGAAATTAGTCATGTAAAAAACAAATTCCTCTACATTGTAAAAAAATAA
- the ruvX gene encoding Holliday junction resolvase RuvX has protein sequence MRKLALDLGTKTCGFAISDDSGIIASSLKTINFSELDFDQVINEIKELNCFNTIDTLILGHPLRSNGDKSERTLMIETFAQQLKKTFNLKVFLVDEYGSTIKAQKILKEAKLSINKRKKHKDTLAATFILQDFLDYGGKEI, from the coding sequence ATGCGTAAATTAGCCTTAGATTTAGGAACTAAAACTTGTGGTTTTGCCATTAGCGATGATTCTGGAATTATTGCAAGTAGTTTAAAGACTATTAACTTTAGTGAATTAGATTTTGATCAAGTTATAAACGAAATTAAAGAACTTAATTGCTTTAACACTATTGATACTTTAATTTTAGGACATCCATTACGCAGTAATGGTGATAAAAGTGAAAGAACTTTAATGATTGAAACTTTTGCACAACAATTAAAAAAAACTTTCAATCTTAAAGTTTTTTTAGTAGATGAATATGGTTCAACAATTAAAGCACAAAAAATTTTAAAAGAAGCTAAATTATCTATAAATAAGCGTAAAAAACATAAAGATACTCTTGCTGCAACCTTTATTCTTCAAGACTTTTTAGACTACGGAGGCAAAGAAATTTAA
- the alaS gene encoding alanine--tRNA ligase, with the protein MMTSKEIRQSWINFFKSKDHLEVPSKSLIPVKDPSLLWINSGVATLKDYFSGKKVPPKNRLVNSQKAIRTNDIENVGVTARHHTFFEMLGNFSIGDYFKKEAIAFAFEYLTTILKMDMNKLYFTYFKDDLETKELWKSHGVEENHLIPGDRKTNFWDVGSGPCGPNTEIFYDRGEKYDQRGIELLQNDIENDRYIEIWNIVFSTFNNDGENNYTELKQKNIDTGAGLERIASIMQDAPTNYDSDLFINIIKEIEKFSNYKYDVNNYFTREKEQELINQHFKVIADHIRTATNAIADGAKVSNVGRGYIIRRLIRRAIYKGMQLGIKDLFLYKLVEVVKNSLPFEYDVEPVKKAIKDEEELFHKTIEKGKLLLQQFIDENTKELSGKEAFKMLDTYGFPIELTIEILASSNISVNMVEFEAAKEEHAIKSRGDKAEGMQGVINSLTLIEDKIDEFIGYDYLEAKSNVLMLLNNENEVNEINGIGYLILDKTPFYATSGGQNHDEGYMIQNGNKIKVLDVFKDKFANHVHKVEGVVNNQDPIECYVDSAKRLNLARNHSATHLVFSALRKVLGPQIEQLGSDITYERFTFDFPADEKPTDAQIAEVEAIMQEIIKRNIKREYLNTTTEKAKKMGVIMTIQETEYMDPKNVRLVKWGDVTSDLCGGTHLEYSSQLENFKIVAVERKQAGVFRIRVVTSNALVDKFYSDQVDFYLNELNNIVNKTKSLDANYNLEINLNDLNNIDKYNLILKLIEQAREDFKKVNKEKSNIEFDYENVHFEDVNNKKMYFNFNLDPSQVKVIASTLREKYPDAYIFVGTKDQKQTLLVVAVKVDNANLLFQKIAKSLNGRGGGSPILAMGKIDNQDNLENIIKELVNA; encoded by the coding sequence ATGATGACATCAAAAGAAATTAGACAAAGTTGAATTAATTTTTTTAAATCAAAAGATCATTTAGAAGTTCCATCAAAATCTTTAATTCCTGTTAAAGATCCTTCACTTTTGTGAATTAATTCTGGAGTCGCTACTTTAAAAGACTATTTTTCAGGTAAAAAAGTTCCTCCAAAAAATCGTTTAGTTAATAGTCAAAAGGCAATTAGAACGAATGATATTGAAAATGTTGGAGTAACTGCAAGACATCATACATTTTTTGAAATGCTAGGAAATTTTTCAATTGGTGATTACTTTAAAAAAGAAGCTATTGCTTTTGCCTTTGAATATTTAACTACTATTTTGAAAATGGACATGAATAAGTTGTATTTTACTTATTTTAAAGATGATTTGGAAACAAAGGAACTTTGAAAAAGTCATGGAGTAGAAGAAAATCACTTAATTCCTGGAGATAGAAAAACTAATTTCTGAGATGTTGGTTCTGGGCCATGTGGACCAAATACTGAAATTTTCTATGATCGTGGCGAAAAATATGATCAACGTGGTATTGAATTATTACAAAACGATATAGAAAATGATAGATATATTGAAATTTGAAATATTGTTTTTTCAACTTTCAATAATGATGGAGAAAATAATTACACCGAATTAAAACAAAAAAATATTGATACAGGCGCAGGATTAGAAAGAATTGCATCAATTATGCAAGATGCTCCAACAAATTATGATTCTGATTTATTCATTAATATCATTAAAGAAATTGAAAAATTTTCAAATTACAAATATGATGTAAACAACTATTTTACTAGGGAAAAAGAGCAAGAATTAATTAATCAGCACTTTAAAGTTATTGCCGATCATATTAGAACTGCAACTAACGCTATTGCTGATGGAGCAAAAGTTTCTAATGTGGGTAGAGGTTATATTATTAGACGTTTAATTAGAAGAGCAATTTATAAAGGAATGCAATTAGGAATTAAAGATTTATTCCTCTATAAATTAGTAGAAGTAGTAAAAAATTCTCTTCCATTTGAATATGATGTTGAACCAGTAAAAAAAGCAATTAAAGATGAAGAAGAATTATTCCATAAAACAATTGAAAAAGGAAAATTATTACTACAACAATTTATTGATGAAAACACTAAGGAATTAAGTGGAAAAGAAGCATTTAAAATGTTGGATACATACGGCTTTCCTATAGAACTGACTATAGAAATTCTTGCCTCATCAAATATAAGTGTTAATATGGTTGAATTTGAAGCTGCAAAAGAAGAACATGCAATTAAATCAAGAGGTGATAAAGCCGAAGGTATGCAAGGAGTAATAAATTCATTAACTTTAATTGAAGACAAAATTGATGAATTTATAGGCTATGATTATCTAGAAGCAAAATCGAATGTTTTAATGCTTTTAAATAATGAAAACGAAGTAAATGAAATTAATGGTATTGGTTATTTAATTCTTGATAAAACTCCTTTTTATGCAACTTCTGGTGGACAAAATCATGATGAAGGATACATGATCCAAAACGGCAACAAAATAAAAGTTTTAGATGTCTTTAAAGACAAATTTGCAAATCATGTACATAAAGTTGAAGGTGTTGTTAATAATCAAGATCCAATCGAATGTTATGTCGATAGTGCAAAAAGATTAAATTTAGCAAGAAATCACTCTGCTACACACTTAGTTTTTAGTGCTTTAAGAAAAGTTTTAGGACCGCAAATTGAACAACTAGGTTCAGATATTACTTATGAAAGATTTACTTTCGACTTTCCAGCGGATGAAAAACCTACTGATGCACAAATTGCTGAAGTTGAAGCAATTATGCAAGAGATCATTAAAAGAAATATTAAACGTGAATATTTAAACACCACCACTGAAAAAGCAAAAAAAATGGGCGTTATTATGACCATCCAAGAAACTGAATATATGGATCCTAAAAATGTTCGTTTAGTAAAATGAGGAGATGTTACGAGCGATCTCTGTGGTGGAACACACTTAGAATATAGTTCACAATTAGAGAATTTTAAAATTGTTGCTGTTGAAAGAAAACAAGCTGGAGTATTTAGAATTAGGGTTGTTACTTCAAATGCTTTAGTTGACAAATTCTATAGCGATCAAGTTGATTTCTACTTAAATGAATTGAATAATATTGTAAATAAAACTAAATCATTAGACGCCAATTACAATTTAGAAATAAATTTAAATGATTTAAACAACATTGATAAATACAATTTAATCCTTAAACTTATTGAACAAGCAAGAGAAGATTTTAAAAAGGTCAACAAAGAAAAATCAAACATTGAATTTGATTATGAAAATGTTCATTTTGAAGATGTTAATAATAAAAAAATGTACTTTAATTTTAATTTAGATCCTTCACAAGTAAAAGTTATTGCTTCAACATTAAGAGAAAAATATCCTGATGCATATATTTTTGTAGGAACAAAAGATCAAAAACAAACTTTACTTGTGGTTGCTGTTAAAGTTGATAACGCAAATTTACTTTTCCAAAAAATTGCTAAATCTTTAAATGGAAGAGGTGGTGGTTCACCAATTTTAGCAATGGGAAAAATAGATAATCAAGATAATTTAGAAAACATTATTAAAGAGTTAGTTAATGCGTAA
- the mnmA gene encoding tRNA 2-thiouridine(34) synthase MnmA — MKKKVILGMSGGVDSSVAAYLLKKEGYDVEGLFMRNWDSNLNNDFLGNEHISQDICPQEEDYQDAQKVANQLGIKLHRVDFIKEYWDNVFENFIEEYKKGRTPNPDILCNKYIKFKAFADYAFNVLNADFIAMGHYANVIDGKLYRAKDKDKDQTYFLAQLTHEQLKKVIMPLAKYEKSQIREIAHELNLATASKKDSTGICFIGERNFTKFLQNYIPAQEGDTFSILTGKKVGKHEGCFYYTLGQRKGLNLGGMSEPHYVCGRDVQKNILYVAPASDMSFLTSDSLLASNLNLNNTDYDPNNLTAKFRYRQQDIKVKVELLENNFIRVNYPETAQAVTPGQQVVLYDGDKCLGGGIIEKIYFQGKEKTYV; from the coding sequence ATGAAGAAAAAGGTAATTTTAGGTATGTCTGGAGGAGTTGATTCTTCAGTTGCTGCCTATTTATTAAAAAAAGAAGGATATGATGTAGAAGGTCTTTTTATGCGGAATTGAGATTCAAATCTCAATAATGATTTTTTAGGTAATGAACATATTTCCCAGGATATTTGTCCACAAGAAGAAGATTATCAGGATGCACAAAAAGTAGCTAATCAATTAGGTATTAAATTACACAGAGTTGATTTTATTAAAGAATACTGAGACAATGTTTTCGAAAATTTTATTGAAGAATATAAAAAAGGGCGTACACCGAATCCTGATATTTTGTGCAATAAATATATAAAATTTAAAGCTTTTGCTGATTATGCTTTTAATGTACTAAATGCTGATTTTATCGCAATGGGACATTATGCAAATGTGATTGATGGAAAATTGTATAGAGCAAAAGATAAAGATAAAGATCAAACCTACTTTTTAGCACAACTTACTCATGAACAATTAAAAAAAGTTATCATGCCTTTAGCTAAATATGAAAAAAGTCAAATTAGAGAAATTGCACATGAATTAAATTTAGCAACTGCATCTAAAAAAGATTCAACTGGAATTTGTTTTATTGGAGAACGTAACTTTACAAAATTTTTACAAAATTATATCCCTGCTCAAGAAGGAGACACCTTTTCAATTTTAACAGGCAAGAAAGTTGGAAAACATGAAGGATGCTTCTACTATACTTTGGGACAAAGAAAAGGACTAAATTTAGGTGGCATGAGCGAACCTCACTATGTTTGTGGTCGTGATGTTCAAAAAAATATATTATATGTTGCACCTGCTTCAGATATGAGCTTTTTAACTTCAGATTCTTTATTAGCTTCAAATTTAAATTTAAATAATACTGATTATGATCCAAATAATTTAACTGCAAAATTTAGATATAGACAACAAGATATTAAAGTTAAAGTTGAATTATTAGAAAATAATTTTATAAGAGTAAATTATCCTGAAACTGCTCAAGCAGTTACTCCAGGACAACAAGTGGTTTTATATGACGGAGATAAATGCCTTGGTGGTGGAATTATTGAAAAAATTTACTTTCAAGGAAAAGAAAAAACATATGTTTAG